One stretch of Chaetodon auriga isolate fChaAug3 chromosome 18, fChaAug3.hap1, whole genome shotgun sequence DNA includes these proteins:
- the knstrn gene encoding small kinetochore-associated protein, producing MSSKIPRGAQLPAETKKTGHKLESKDTAAVSAAVNTGQKSDGILKSQKENVPRKNVVPRVHKGVSTRYGQQAELKEQNQHLMASNEELQKNLTDTQQRIAELELQFSDLEKENAGLQKNLKDCHVLLVAAQIDPVVGQRVGEAAQQNEDQRKEVMSVSTDLLHKLKAFGDVASQQRARLAEIQTTMTELTTAREHMMQERENFSLEAAEMEKALKEAEALLL from the exons ATGTCCTCTAAAATCCCAAGAG GTGCGCAGTTAcctgcagaaacaaagaaaacggGTCATAAACTGGAATccaaagacacagcagctgtatctgcagCTGTTAATACTGGCCAGAAGTCAGATGGTATCCTTAAAtctcaaaaagaaaatgtgccaAG AAAAAATGTTGTTCCTAGAGTTCACAAGGG TGTGTCCACCAGGTATGGGCAACAGGCAGAGCTCAAGGAGCAAAATCAGCATTTGATGGCTTCCaatgaggagctgcagaaaaacctcacagacacacag CAAAGGATAGCTGAGTTGGAGCTGCAGTTCAGTGACCTTGAAAAGGAGAACGCGGGGTTACAGAAAAACCTGAAGGACTGTCATGTACTCCTAGTTGCAGCCCAAATAGACCCAG TTGTAGGACAAAGGGTTGGAGAAGCTGCACAACAAAATGAAGATCAAAGAAAAGAAGTTATg AGCGTCTCCACAGACCTGCTGCATAAATTAAAAGCATTTGGAGACGTTGCATCACAGCAACGTGCTCGGCTAGCG GAAATCCAAACGACAATGACAGAACTCACTACAGCACGGGAACATATGATGCAGGAAAGGGAAAACTTCTCCCTGGAGGCTGCTGAAATGGAAAAAGCTCTGAAGGAAGCAGAAGCTCTCTtgttgtga
- the mtif3 gene encoding translation initiation factor IF-3, mitochondrial — MSAGCVRWMLSRTVRAVCGGGGPACWTPASRFTIYSERSNIIAASWRWSPFCTAADSTEEIPVSKKKKKQDPQASGKIGSIGRRISQRQIHVISDTGENLGTLHRAEVIRIMDEKGLKLVLLDAHKDPPVYQLMTGKQVHEKQMELWEKHKAKAAPVQVKELTFSTGIAAHDLSTKLRQVESWLEKKHHVKVTLRSGRGAPPVNLEALEQVVQQMRVTVGFVSKPKVIREGQTAMCVLRQPSAKERSQKDGKEAAGSPAADSRSRAAQDKSAGDADATEGSVQQ; from the exons ATGTCGGCGGGTTGTGTGAGGTGGATGCTGAGCCGTACAGTGAGAGCTGTGTGTGGCGGCGGCGGCCCTGCCTGCTGGACGCCAGCATCAAGATTTACCATATACAGTGAAAGATCAAACATCATTGCTGCCTCCTGGAGATGGTCTCCATTCTGTACTGCcgctgacagcacagaagagaTTCctgtgtcaaagaaaaaaaaaaagcaggatcCTCAAGCTAGTGGCAAAATCGGCTCCATTGGGCGTAGGATCTCGCAGCGTCAGATACATGTGATAAGTGACACGGGCGAGAACCTGGGCACCTTGCACCGTGCAGAAGTGATCAGAATCATGGATGAGAAGGGATTGAAATTGGTGCTGCTCGATGCGCACAAAGATCCTCCTGTCTACCAGCTGATGACCGGCAAACAAGTCCACGAAAAGCAGATGGAGCTGTGGGAGAAGCACAAAGCaaaagcag CCCCTGTGCAGGTGAAAGAGCTCACCTTTTCAACCGGCATCGCAGCTCACGACCTCAGCACCAAGCTGAGACAAGTGGAGAGCTGGCTGGAGAAGAAGCACCATGTCAAAGTCACTTTGAGGTCAGGACGCGGGGCGCCGCCGGTCAACCTG GAAGCTCTGGAGCAGGTGGTGCAACAAATGCGTGTGACAGTGGGATTCGTCTCCAAGCCAAAAGTCATACGCGAAGGTCAGACAGCCATGTGTGTTCTCCGCCAGCCTTCAGCCAAGGAGCGGTCACAGAAAGACGGGAAAGAGGCCGCAGGTTCGCCGGCTGCTGACTCCAGATCAAGAGCGGCTCAGGACAAAAGCGCTGGCGACGCGGATGCAACAGAAGGGTCCGTACAgcagtga